TtagaattacaaaaattacaacacGCTTGATTCACTAACTTTCCGATAATTCATTTTCATTGACAGTGTTGTTTCCACTTCATCGGAACAATGAACTCAAGATTCTCTCACTGTACACAAACAAAAATTGACAAAATACTTACGAATTTCACTAGATCCACAACTGGAACCTTAGATTCGTCCTTCTTGCACTCAATACGCTTGTCTTCGCCGACCAGCGACCACAGCTTGGTTAGGTTCAAGGTTGGGCAGTACTTGTGGTTTCGGTTGAGATGGAAATTCCTCATACCAACTTTACCGAAGTATCCGGGATGGTATTTGTCGTAGTTGATTCGGTGATGGTGCATACCACCAGCATTACCACGACCTCCAGGATGCTTACGATGCTTGCCTGCAGACATAAAAAAACACAGTTATCCCTTTTGAACAAATTGTAACCTATAAGATTGTACAAAAACATACCAATACGACCGTGACCGTGGCTGACATGACCACGTAGTTTCCTGGTCTTCTTCCTTTTGCGTAGATTCTAAAACGATAGATAAAACCATGCACTCTTTTAGTTCCATATTCACATTCTCCAACGCACATATATCTGTAAACAGTTTCACTAGCTGACTATGGCATCCAATAGCTTTGTTGTATAGCATCAACATTCTGCAATCTCTGCAAAATTCATCGTAATTCTAGCCACAACGACATTACATCTAGTCATCCACAACCAGCTGGAGAAACTCCCGATACTTGTAATATTCAGAAACAAACACTTACGACCATTGTGattgaaaaaagggaaaactcTACGCTGCTTTCACGAAATGTGTTCGACAGCAGTGAAGTCTGCCGGAAAAAGAACGCAGAAGAGCAGTTTGACGTTCCACTACTCCTTCCGGTGTCAGTGGTGAGTAGAGATGTCAGCCCAAAACGGGTGGCTTGTCAGAAAAGGAGGAATGTTTATTTTCACCTAAAGTGCCAAATGATTTacgtacactgagagaaataattattaaatatgaaCGTCTTTTAACACTAATTCGATGGGTCGAGAACAAAATGTACGCGATGCTATGCATTTGCCTCAGCTACCTAAGCTACTTGACACGTTGTACTACCGTATCATTCTCCTAAAAGTGACCGTACACTatttgtccggaggtcaaatatttgacaatttttgatagataaagtttggtttaaaatttgtacaaacacttttttgtttgcTACTCTTTAATTGTCATGTCAAACGTCGACCAATTAGAAATGGTCAAGTGGGGTTCAGtgctacgtgtttcaagtaaacaaataTCATGAAGTGAATTTCAATTTGCTTTTGGGCCTGCTGATCTGGTAGAGACGAATTTGCTTTCCAAAATTACTATATGATCACACACTGTACAAACGTTAAacacaaacattaaatcgtataacttttgcacatgctaggtagcatataaattcgtatcaaattaaagtcgaataaaatatcaatcaaaggatgCTTCATGTGTATTCAAAATCGTTTGaaatgaaaaacatgattttctaTACTACTGATGGATTAAGTCGTATATCGGTATAACAATCATCCTAGTATCGCGTTATGCAGTATTATATATACGCATTATATAGATATTTGTGGTCTTATTTCTACCCACGCACGGTGCTCACTCACAGGGGTCGGTCTTATCGGTTCAAGTACGATGAACAAGGCCAGACAACACCGTATTGTCTTTAAGAGCGTTCAACTGACTCACCTGTGAGCGTGTGGAGCAGTTCGCTGACCACCGGCATATTCTCGAGGTACCTACTCCGTCGATAATTCATGCGAGGAGGACGGATGTCGCCCGTCGTAAACAGTTCCCGTGAGCAGCAATTTCTCCAGCCCTCATTTTCTCTCGCACTGTTCgtattttttcttttctctAGTCTATctcgattcgatttttttgacgGTCCGTGTGCTAAAGTCTTTTTCACCTTCCTTTACAGCTCAaatcatctctctctctctctctctctctctctctctttctctctttcttaaTTGTAGTTTTTGATAGACTATATGCAGGATACGAAGTGGAATCACGCCGTTCGGAGGAAACAAACACCGGAAAATATGATAAAGAACTTGGAACGAATCAAGAACACGAGGCGTCGTTGTTAACGTTTTATTTTACTTTGAATGTTGGCACAATTAATATGATTGGAGCAAGATATATACACCGAAAGGTAGTGCGCGGGTTTGCAGCACACGGTTAATAATAAAGGGGTGAATCGTTGTATCGTCTAACAGTTTTTAGGAAATTTCCCAAACGGTTCCAAGACTATTGTTGTTAATTTTGACAACTATTTGTATTCATTCTATTTGACAGTACGCATGTCTTACAGGTAAGTATTTATGGGAATTTTATAAGTATtagtggattttttttaattgacggTTTTTTTGAATTCTTATCAAATAATCAATGGTTCTATTTGATCACATTATACGACGACACTTTACCACTCTCATCGTCAATGTCCAATTATAGGACAAAATCACCTCCAatgtgacactgagtggcgcctCGGCACGTCGTatcaaatgtaaattactgtatatgaTTTTGATTCCATCTCATTACcaagttatgcgatttaatattTGCTGGGTTTTTTTTCCGCAAGTTCGTCCTCGAAGGTTGTCGTAGAACCCATCATAGTTCAAAACTCCCATTGATTCAATCAGCCTACTCGTTGGATCCGCACTACAAGAATTCAAGTCTATCTAAGTATCAACATCAACGAGAGAATTATGTTTATTGTTTACTGTATGCAAAATGAATCACAGTAAATTACATC
The Toxorhynchites rutilus septentrionalis strain SRP chromosome 2, ASM2978413v1, whole genome shotgun sequence genome window above contains:
- the LOC129768445 gene encoding 60S ribosomal protein L27a, giving the protein MVNLRKRKKTRKLRGHVSHGHGRIGKHRKHPGGRGNAGGMHHHRINYDKYHPGYFGKVGMRNFHLNRNHKYCPTLNLTKLWSLVGEDKRIECKKDESKVPVVDLVKFGYFKLLGTGHIPKQPIIVKAKFFSRNAERKIKMAGGACVLRA